A single Venturia canescens isolate UGA chromosome 1, ASM1945775v1, whole genome shotgun sequence DNA region contains:
- the LOC122415864 gene encoding uncharacterized protein encodes MQLKTCCGCFSLRTGTLFAGVSSIVLSIIMIIVIFTVPRLVIKMMVLDALGKDVVNIILTVNLCMTIIISAFLIAGTLKKKTVMMLPWVILGIMLLIGALISVFYTAIRFIIDHKEHRDNLANGIILLVLGPIVILIYTYFWFVAYSHFQQLRSEKNSGRIGPYGRPYNYRRA; translated from the exons ATGCAGTTGAAAACATGTTGCGGCTGTTTCTCTCTGAGGACAGGAACGCTTTTTGCCGGGGTATCCTCGATC GTTCTGTCGATTATTATGATAATCGTGATATTCACGGTGCCGCGACTCGTCATAAAAATGATGGTTTTGGATGCATTGGGCAAAGATGTTGTCAACATTATTCTTACTGTCAATCTTTGCATGACGATCATCATATCCGCTTTCTTGATTGCTGGTACACTGAAG aaaaaaacggtgaTGATGTTGCCGTGGGTGATCCTCGGCATAATGTTGCTGATCGGTGCTCTCATAAGCGTTTTTTACACGGCAATAAGATTTATAATCGACCATAAAGAGCATCGTGACAACCTCGCAAATGGAATAATTCTCCTGGTTCTTGGGCCAATAGTGATCC TGATCTACACGTACTTCTGGTTCGTGGCGTACAGTCATTTCCAGCAGTtgaggagtgaaaaaaacagTGGCAGAATCGGGCCTTATGGAAGACCTTACAACTACCGAAGAGCTTGA
- the LOC122415822 gene encoding UPF0764 protein C16orf89 homolog isoform X2 codes for MYERPGQMNVDAIFGLNLAQVHVGAVLEHENAIFLTEKNRITLQVILTLCQIAENDGKKLVKASGLEMMIRTEVWNRTIFWRLGELGERPSTSAGLSEAEVPRLFYQGSPSESESLRCFIDLLVRDENRICRISKECAEMLERNDCSRGYPLTHRILYAQLATALGCQTISLGGLESMKKAFCTTVLQDLVDLESMNFPFFSRDLAMEQIAVCGMNGYLEFTNERYAKLITSWPNSHGCFSAFGFGEGDEKKRGKRSTSKMDYGCDNHASGVAAACLSLLIRSAVENLDPLFF; via the exons ATGTATGAGAGGCCCGGACAAATGAACGTCGATGCAATTTTCGGCTTGAATCTTGCGCAAG TACACGTGGGTGCAGTGCTTGAGCACGAAAATGCGATTTTTCTGACGGAAAAGAATCGAATAACGCTCCAAGTGATTTTGACGTTGTGCCAAATTGCTGAGAACGATGGGAAAAAACTCGTCAAGGCCAGTG gtcTGGAGATGATGATCCGAACAGAGGTTTGGAATCGTACGATATTCTGGAGACTCGGCGAGCTCGGTGAAAGACCTTCGACGAGTGCAGGCCTCTCAGAGGCGGAAGTTCCTCGTTTATTTTACCAAGGGAGTCCATCCGAATCTGAGAGTTTACGGTGCTTCATTGATTTATTGGTACGAGATGAAAATCGTATTTGCAGAATTTCAAAAGAATGTGCAGAGATGCTCGAGAGGAACGATTGTTCTCGGGGATATCCATTGACCCATCGAATTCTTTATGCTCAGTTGGCGACGGCG TTGGGCTGCCAGACAATTTCCCTGGGAGGGCtcgaaagtatgaaaaaagcTTTCTGTACCACCGTACTTCAGGATCTGGTTGATTTGGAGTCCATgaacttcccatttttttcgagggaTCTTGCGATGGAGCAGA tTGCTGTTTGCGGTATGAACGGATATCTCGAATTCACGAACGAACGTTACGCTAAATTGATCACCAGTTGGCCCAATTCTCATGGATGCTTTTCCGCTTTTGG ATTCGGTGAAGGTGACGAGAAAAAGCGTGGAAAAAGATCAACTTCTAAGATGGATTACGGATGCGATAATCATGCTTCCGGTGTCGCGGCCGCATGTCTCTCGCTGCTCATTAGATCAGCCGTGGAAAATTTAGATCCACTCTTTTTTTGA
- the LOC122415822 gene encoding UPF0764 protein C16orf89 homolog isoform X1 encodes MSLRRASVFPRVGIRRAHIGRTFLRFRFFLKSKFSETRAMEIVRRSLYLVFIVVVNFENSQFCHCEMRSTTLDLIILGLYRDVEFMYERPGQMNVDAIFGLNLAQVHVGAVLEHENAIFLTEKNRITLQVILTLCQIAENDGKKLVKASGLEMMIRTEVWNRTIFWRLGELGERPSTSAGLSEAEVPRLFYQGSPSESESLRCFIDLLVRDENRICRISKECAEMLERNDCSRGYPLTHRILYAQLATALGCQTISLGGLESMKKAFCTTVLQDLVDLESMNFPFFSRDLAMEQIAVCGMNGYLEFTNERYAKLITSWPNSHGCFSAFGFGEGDEKKRGKRSTSKMDYGCDNHASGVAAACLSLLIRSAVENLDPLFF; translated from the exons ATGTCCCTTCGGAGGGCGTCAGTATTTCCCAGAGTGGGGATAAGGCGAGCTCATATTGGAAGGACGTTTCTTCGATTCCGCTTCTTTCTCAAAAGTAAATTCAGTGAAACTCGAGCTATGGAAATTGTTCGCAGGTCTCTCTACCTTGTTTTCATTGTTGttgtgaattttgaaaattctcaattttgcCATTGCGAAATGCGTTCAACGACTCTTG ACCTCATTATTCTCGGCCTGTATCGCGATGTTGAATTCATGTATGAGAGGCCCGGACAAATGAACGTCGATGCAATTTTCGGCTTGAATCTTGCGCAAG TACACGTGGGTGCAGTGCTTGAGCACGAAAATGCGATTTTTCTGACGGAAAAGAATCGAATAACGCTCCAAGTGATTTTGACGTTGTGCCAAATTGCTGAGAACGATGGGAAAAAACTCGTCAAGGCCAGTG gtcTGGAGATGATGATCCGAACAGAGGTTTGGAATCGTACGATATTCTGGAGACTCGGCGAGCTCGGTGAAAGACCTTCGACGAGTGCAGGCCTCTCAGAGGCGGAAGTTCCTCGTTTATTTTACCAAGGGAGTCCATCCGAATCTGAGAGTTTACGGTGCTTCATTGATTTATTGGTACGAGATGAAAATCGTATTTGCAGAATTTCAAAAGAATGTGCAGAGATGCTCGAGAGGAACGATTGTTCTCGGGGATATCCATTGACCCATCGAATTCTTTATGCTCAGTTGGCGACGGCG TTGGGCTGCCAGACAATTTCCCTGGGAGGGCtcgaaagtatgaaaaaagcTTTCTGTACCACCGTACTTCAGGATCTGGTTGATTTGGAGTCCATgaacttcccatttttttcgagggaTCTTGCGATGGAGCAGA tTGCTGTTTGCGGTATGAACGGATATCTCGAATTCACGAACGAACGTTACGCTAAATTGATCACCAGTTGGCCCAATTCTCATGGATGCTTTTCCGCTTTTGG ATTCGGTGAAGGTGACGAGAAAAAGCGTGGAAAAAGATCAACTTCTAAGATGGATTACGGATGCGATAATCATGCTTCCGGTGTCGCGGCCGCATGTCTCTCGCTGCTCATTAGATCAGCCGTGGAAAATTTAGATCCACTCTTTTTTTGA
- the LOC122415850 gene encoding L-xylulose reductase: MEIDFSNKRILVTGANKGIGRAIALRLSKYGGKVIGMGKTRETLDDLVKEDPTIETVCVDIADWDATRKAVKSVLPVDLLVNNAGVACLAPFLDITKDQFDLTFDVNVRAIFNVSQVIAADMIRRKVDGRIVNLSSQAAHAALKDHSAYCASKGAVDMITKTLALELGPHGIRVNSVNPTVVLTAMGRLGWSDPAKARTMLDKIPLGRFAEVEEVVDAVVYLLSDRSSMISGVHLPVDGGFLAC, encoded by the exons atggaaatcgatttttccaataaacGCATTCTCGTCACGGGCGCCAATAAAG GTATCGGTCGAGCAATAGCTCTCAGATTATCAAAATACGGAGGTAAGGTTATCGGAATGGGAAAGACCCGAGAGACGTTggatgatctcgtaaaagaAGATCCAACCATCGAGACTGTTTGTGTTGACATTGCGGATTGGGACGCTACGAGGAAAGCTGTAAAAAGTGTGTTGCCCGTCGACCTGTTGGTAAACAACGCAGGGGTCGCATGCCTCGCGCCTTTCCTCGACATCACCAAAGATCAATTCGATTTAACGTTCGACGTCAACGTTCGTGCGATATTTAACGTATCACAGGTCATTGCAGCTGATATGATACGTCGTAAAGTAGATGGCAGGATTGTCAATCTTTCGTCGCAAGCTGCCCACGCAGCCCTCAAAGATCACTCGGCCTACTGCGCCTCGAAAGGGGCAGTTGACATGATCACGAA AACTCTGGCCCTGGAACTAGGTCCTCATGGAATCCGAGTGAATTCCGTGAACCCAACAGTCGTCCTCACGGCGATGGGTCGTTTAGGCTGGAGCGATCCGGCCAAGGCTCGTACAATGCTTGACAAAATTCCACTTGGAAGATTTGCCG AGGTCGAAGAGGTCGTAGATGCTGTTGTTTATCTACTAAGCGACCGCAGTTCCATGATAAGTGGAGTTCATTTGCCAGTCGACGGTGGATTTCTGGCGTGCTGA